CCCAAATAAAGCTGATTCGGACTGAGAACCAATCCCTCGGGCGGAATCTCGATGCGGCGCACTCGGTTCGCGCGCCGCATGTCGAGCACCACTTCCTCGTACGTCATCAATTCGTGGTGCAGCGTGAGGTTGTAACTATTGGGATTGAGATTCGCGTCGTCGAACGGATCGATGACGATGTTCTCTCCCAACTGCTTCCGAATTTCTTGGCCGGTGAGAATCATGGCAGGGGCGAGGGGCGAGGGACTAGGGGCGAGGGAAGCAAGCGACAGAGGGCGAGTGGCAGGTTAGGGCAGTTCATACGGCGCGGCCTCTCTCATTACCGGCCATTGTTCGACGAGAAGCGGGGTTTCCGCTTGCGCGTCCTCTCGCCCCTCACCCCTCGTCCCTCGCCCCTCTCCTCGACGCCGATCCTGGGACAAATGGGCTCCAGCGGGCAGATTTCGCATTTGGGCCGCCGGGCTATGCAGATCGCGCGGCCGTGGAAAATCATTTCGTGGCTGAAGTCGATCCAGTCGCGCTGCGGGATCTGCGCCATGAGGTCCTGTTCGATTTTCACCGCGTCGTTCTTTTTGGTAAGCCCGAGCCGGCGGCTGATCCGGGCGACGTGCGTGTCGACGACAATGCCGGTCGCGATCCCATAGGCCGTCCCGAGCACGACGTTGGCCGTTTTCCGGCCGACTCCTGGCAACTTGATCAACTCTTCCAATGTCCGCGGCACGTGGCCATCATGCTCGGCGACCAGCTTCTCGCAGCAACCTTGAATGCTCTTGGCCTTGCTCCGAAAAAAACCGGT
This window of the Pirellulales bacterium genome carries:
- the nth gene encoding endonuclease III, whose amino-acid sequence is MAVTAADKRRSTEIVKRLRRAYPEAHCALEFNDPLQLLIATILSAQCTDVRVNMVSPVLFRKYPTAAALAAAERKDIERIILSTGFFRSKAKSIQGCCEKLVAEHDGHVPRTLEELIKLPGVGRKTANVVLGTAYGIATGIVVDTHVARISRRLGLTKKNDAVKIEQDLMAQIPQRDWIDFSHEMIFHGRAICIARRPKCEICPLEPICPRIGVEERGEGRGVRGERTRKRKPRFSSNNGR